The nucleotide sequence AAATGGTTTGGGAACCTTAGAACAACTTTTATGATgactgtagttttttttttctcgaaTTAGTTTGAATCTTAATTATGTAACTTTTAATTATGTAttagtttaaatttaaatttgttgctgtttaattttaatcatgttttagtttaaattttatttctggagtttttatttttttagttaactAATATTGAACACTTAATAGGATATGTCTGATCATTTTTCCGTTGAAGAATTTTCATCATTGACAAATGATAGAGCATGGTATAATATAATCTTTGTTAAGGTGGAGTTTATTTGGCATGACGTCGATGGAAAGAGATTAGTGGTTATATTTCTTGATCAACACGTAAGAacattattttaatttactttGTGTTATATAAGCGTTTTTCCACCACTAAATTTCTTTTCATTTTAGAGACAAAAAATTGTTGCGTTCGTCCCACAAAATTTGATACACAAATATAATGACGCGTCATTGATGGGTGGTTTTTTTTCGTTGAATCATTTCCAAATTGAGAATCTCAACTATCTTGAGTGCCCAAAGTACCAGAATTACGTGTTAGTTTGGTCCGAGAAGAAAATTGTCATCAACGAATATACAAAGCTTTCTTCACTTACGCTTACGATTCCAAGGGGTGCTTCTTTATATCCATTGGTCCCTTCCATTATAGAATTGAAGCATGACAGGAGACCTCAAATGGATATTGTTGGTACATATTAATTCTCTAtctataatttttattaaaaatataaaactttacaTATGGTCTATACGATTTAACTGATTTGGTTTTAGATGTGGTTGGGAGAATAATAGAAGGCAAACGTGATCGATGTTGTTTTGAACTTTCTCTTCAAGATAAGACGtacgttattatttattattaacatATTACAAACATAATATTTACGTTATATGtaagaaaatattattattagaaGAACTTTAACCCAAAATCGTAATATACAGTGGTCACACAATACAATTGTTTTTGTCTGCCCTGAAGCCTTCCGATGTGATACGTTCCATTCGACCCGTGCAACAAAGGTCCATCATATATGTATCACGTCTCAAGTTGGTTCATCTACCAGATAGTATGTTATGCTTTACACATGAACATTCTAATAATTAGTTAGATCTAATGGCTCATGtagtttaataaaagttatattttatttgttatttcagTTAATATTTTGAAGTCTACGGAGTTGAGTACGATTACGTACGAACCGGATATGGTCGAGGCACGGGATATGTAAATTATGGATCGTTATCCAATTTGTGTTTAAGTTAGAAACATTTggtgttgttatttgtttagttgtTGAATATTAAAGTCTCTCTTGGTGTTTCGTGTTTTGCTTTTTGTTTCCCTCATATTGATGTAATTGTAGAAATATTTATAATCTATCACCAAGGTATAATCTTCTTAGATTGGACAACTAAATAATCATTATCtgtattaaacgaaggtataACCATGGCTGACCTTCCTACTCATACAATCGTGTTTGAGATATTAACGAGGCTGCCAGCAAAGGATGTAGGTCGTTCTAAGAGTGTATGTAAGCAATGGTATGCGTTATTGTCAACACAAGATTTCGTAAAGATACATTGTTCTCGCTCAGTAGTTTCATCTAACCAGAGAGTTCTACTAATTGACGACCTAACGTGTTCTGTTCGTCCAATCATCTCTAATAACAATGACTATGGTCCAAGCTCAACAGTTACATTTCCATTCCATCACCAAAATAATGATGTCTCAATACTTTCACATTTGAACGGATTGTTGTGTGTTTGCTTGAATGATACATACGAGCTGcttctttggaatccaacaacTACTGCTTTCAAGCGTTTGTCAACCCCTGATTCTCATGGATTCTATATAAATAACCTTGATGCCATTGGTTTGTACGTTGACGCTGACGATGATTACAAGGTCTTGCATATAAAGCGTAGGAGTGGTGTACTTGGTGTCTATGTTTATTCTAGGGAAGTAGACTCTTGGAGAAATATTCCTTTCATAACAAGACAAGAGTACCTAAGCCCTCATTTCAATTGGTCAGCTGGCACATTTTGTGGTGGTACTCTATATTTCACTGTTTGCGAATGTTGGATTGGAGGTACGAATGTGGTGATTTGTTTTGATGTTAATTCGGAGCAGTTCAAGGAGATAAGCTTTCCACCCGTTCCTTCTAATGGAATGGTTCAAGGTGTTTTAGTTAATGTAAAAAATGTGCTTCACATGTTTGCTAGCACTGGCATGTTTGAGATGACGCATGACCTATGGACACTACAAGGGGATTACTGGATTAAGGTCTTATCATGTCCTCCGATCCCCCCGATATCATTGTCATTGTGGTGCGATATAACACATTATGTGACAAATGGTAATTGGTTTGTGATGACTAAATTAGGGAAGTTGTTTACAATTGAAATGGATATGAAGCCCTTCGAATGTTTTTATCCCGTTTCTTGGTTTCGAGGTTTTAAGGGTGCGGTGTTTGTGCAGACCATTGTTTCACCAAGTATTTAGATTGGCTTTCACTTAATGTTATCATTATGTATGTCAATGTTTTAaggatttgtgtttttttttctctAAGTCATGATATTCCGTTTAAGTCATGTATTTTAATGTTATCATTATGTATTTCAATGTTATCCTTCGGTTTGTTTTTCTCTAAGTTATGTGTTGGAATGTTGTTATGATTTGAGAATTTCATCATCTATGATAACTCTCTTTTATTTAATTTGCAAGGTATTTGTCATTTTTTCAATTTACAATGACTAATGGACTCTCAAACCCTCGAAATCATGCTTCTAGCTCGAGTGCATCTACTAAAGCTGAAAAACGAAAAGAGTATCAAAAAAGATACTATGCTGCACGCAAAGAAAATAACAAAGTATCTAAATTTGGGAGTGGTGATGCCCCCCAAAGTGCTTCATCAATATCTTTAATGAATAATAGGTCAACAGAAAGGACACCGTTAAGAAGTTTACAAACTAATATTACTCAATTTCTACAAACAACAAATGAGAACGCCTCAAGTGTTTCTACTACAAAATGCAAGGAGTACAATGAAGGATGTTCTAATACACCAAACGATAATGGAATGCGTATTTCAAATGGCAGTCAAGTCAACCAAACCCCGATAGATGATGTAATTGACGTAGTCAGGCATAGAACATCACGAGGTTTCTATTTATTTAACAAAGATTTCTTTTTCGAACTTGACAtcttttacaaccttcattactTAATACaccaatttttttaggtattcAAATTCATCCGCGTACTTTATTACCCCAATTTGCTGAAGTAGTTGATCAACCTTCCCTCCAACATGGGAGCGTAGAAGATGATCCTTATAATTTTGTTTACAATGGTGTACCTGGAGAGCATCGTGTTTTAAAGGAACGAGCCGCATGTCCTAATTGTGGAGCAAAACGATTTCAATTTGAATTTGATACCTTTTGTTGTATGAGTGGGAAAACCGTGTTAGCAAACTTAGAAATTCCAGAGGAATTGTACCGACTTTTCACGTCTCAAGATGAAATTGGAGATTTGTTTAGGCAAAACATCCGTGCTTATAACACCAATTTTTCTTTTGCCTCAATGGGTGTGACATTGGATGATACATTGAACAATATGAGAGACGGCGTATATACTTTTCGTGCACATAAAGGAATATATCACAGAATCGACCAATTAGTTCCGAGGGATGGGACTCCTAGGTACTTGCAGTTGTATTTTTACGATCCTGATACTGAGTTAGATCACAGACTCCGATGGCCAAATCTTGATCGGCGTATTACTCAGATTTTAACACGCGTTCTTTCTACAAACCCATATGTCGATACATTTAGAAGACTTGCGGAACTAGGACCTCTGGACAACTATAGAGTCACTTTGAATACTTCGGTTGAACTTGACCAAAGGGTGTACAACCGACCAACGACATCGGaggtatatataatatattatattaattgCAATTATTTAATATAATTGCTTATTTTACTTACTTATAGTTCACAATTATATAGGTTGCTGGTATTTGGGTTGAAGGTAATGACAATATCACTTCGTATAAACGAAGTATTGTAGTGTACGGTAGGTCTGAATATAGACAAACTATTCAGCCGTACTTCAGTTGTTACGATCCATTGTCGTATCCTTTATTTTTTCCTAATGGTGAGTCGGGTTGGCATGCTAACATACCACGTCAAGGAGTATCAATCAATGAGGTTCGCAACAATGACAACATCGAAGGAGAAATGGAAGGTACCAACAATTTGTTATCCTTTTTAAGTGAAGATCATAAAAATAGCGTAATgcgttttatttttattaactgtttgttTTTAATACATCTTCATCGTTCAGAGGCTAACACACGAAGTGGTAGAACAACCGTGGCTATGCGAGAGTACTACAGTTACATGTTCCAGATTCGATCTACCGATAATGTGCTTTTGTTCGGTGGTAGGCTGCTACAGCAGTTTGTGGTTGATGTTTACATCAAAATTGAGATGTCACGCTTAGAATTTTGTGAGAGAAACCAGGAAAAAATTCGAGCCGAATTGTACCAAGGTATTGTGGATTGCGTCAATACTGGCGAGGTTCATGCAAACAGAGTCGGGAAAAGAATTGTGTTGCCTGCATCTTTCATCGGGGGGCCTCGCGACATGCGACGTCGGTTTCTAGATGCGATGACGTTAGTTCAAGACGACGGCAAGCCTGATGTATTCCTTACAATGACATGTAATCCTAAGTGGCCTGAGATATGTGATAACTTACATGTTGGTCAAACTGCTACAGATCGTCCAGACCTTGTTTCAAGAGTGTTCCGGGCTAAATTAGAAGATCTTAAGGATCAACTCTTCAAGAAACATGTCCTCGGGGAAGTTAAGTCATACGTCTATGTCATTGAATTTCAAAAGCGGGGTTTGCCGCACGCACATTTTCTCCTAATCATGTACCCGCAACACAAGATCAATAACGCGGACCATTATGATAAGGTTGTGTGTGCTGAAATTCCTAACAAACTAACACATCCCAGATTGCATGAGATGGTTGTCAAGCACATGATTCACGGTCCTTGCGGCAATTTACGATCAAGCAGTCCTTGTATGCAGGGTGATCCTAAAATTTGTCGTTTTCACTATCCTAGACAATTTAACGAACAGACGACA is from Helianthus annuus cultivar XRQ/B chromosome 9, HanXRQr2.0-SUNRISE, whole genome shotgun sequence and encodes:
- the LOC118481698 gene encoding uncharacterized protein LOC118481698, whose amino-acid sequence is MSDHFSVEEFSSLTNDRAWYNIIFVKVEFIWHDVDGKRLVVIFLDQHRQKIVAFVPQNLIHKYNDASLMGGFFSLNHFQIENLNYLECPKYQNYVLVWSEKKIVINEYTKLSSLTLTIPRGASLYPLVPSIIELKHDRRPQMDIVDVVGRIIEGKRDRCCFELSLQDKTGHTIQLFLSALKPSDVIRSIRPVQQRSIIYVSRLKLVHLPDINILKSTELSTITYEPDMVEARDM
- the LOC110875504 gene encoding F-box/kelch-repeat protein At3g17530 gives rise to the protein MADLPTHTIVFEILTRLPAKDVGRSKSVCKQWYALLSTQDFVKIHCSRSVVSSNQRVLLIDDLTCSVRPIISNNNDYGPSSTVTFPFHHQNNDVSILSHLNGLLCVCLNDTYELLLWNPTTTAFKRLSTPDSHGFYINNLDAIGLYVDADDDYKVLHIKRRSGVLGVYVYSREVDSWRNIPFITRQEYLSPHFNWSAGTFCGGTLYFTVCECWIGGTNVVICFDVNSEQFKEISFPPVPSNGMVQGVLVNVKNVLHMFASTGMFEMTHDLWTLQGDYWIKVLSCPPIPPISLSLWCDITHYVTNGNWFVMTKLGKLFTIEMDMKPFECFYPVSWFRGFKGAVFVQTIVSPSI